The Oceanotoga teriensis genome has a window encoding:
- the glgD gene encoding glucose-1-phosphate adenylyltransferase subunit GlgD: protein MKVLGLILSGSSGNKLEKLTKKRTSAAVPVFGKYRAIDFTLSNMVNSGINKVGVLTQYNPRSLMDHLGSGKEWNLDRKRGGMFILQPFLSSFNDSMFYEGTADAIFQNMTLLKRAEEDFVLIGSGDHIYNIDFKKLYKFHIRNGADITLITKEHKESYDIAEYGQIKVNKENKIIDIKEKIDEKISDKIFTGVYFINKALLMELLYSSPKDKRNDLLMDIIVPNLKRLRVYSYNFEGYWRNIKKSVKEYYDTNMDILNYEVRKELFYSGRKIYTKLKDFAPPKININAEVSNSFIADGCIINGIVKNSILSRGVIVKAGAVIENSIVLQDTIIEEGSHIKDIIIDKDVKIREGKTIESIKSNINIIEKGTVI from the coding sequence ATGAAAGTATTAGGTTTAATATTATCAGGCTCAAGTGGAAATAAATTAGAAAAATTAACTAAAAAAAGGACATCTGCAGCTGTTCCTGTATTTGGAAAGTATAGGGCAATAGATTTTACTTTAAGTAATATGGTTAATTCAGGAATAAATAAAGTTGGAGTATTAACTCAATACAATCCAAGATCATTGATGGACCATTTAGGAAGTGGAAAAGAATGGAATCTCGATAGAAAAAGGGGAGGTATGTTTATACTTCAACCATTTTTATCAAGTTTCAATGATAGCATGTTTTACGAAGGCACCGCAGATGCAATATTTCAAAATATGACATTATTAAAAAGAGCTGAAGAAGACTTCGTTTTAATAGGATCTGGAGATCATATATATAATATAGATTTTAAAAAATTATACAAATTTCACATAAGAAATGGTGCAGATATAACCTTAATAACAAAAGAACATAAGGAAAGTTATGATATAGCTGAATATGGTCAAATAAAAGTGAATAAAGAAAATAAAATAATTGATATAAAAGAAAAAATAGATGAAAAAATATCCGATAAAATATTTACAGGAGTTTATTTTATAAACAAAGCTTTATTGATGGAATTACTTTACTCATCGCCTAAAGATAAAAGAAATGATCTTCTGATGGATATAATAGTTCCAAATTTAAAAAGATTAAGAGTATACTCATATAATTTTGAAGGATATTGGAGAAATATAAAAAAATCAGTAAAAGAATATTATGATACTAATATGGATATACTAAATTATGAAGTGAGAAAAGAATTGTTTTATTCTGGAAGAAAAATATATACAAAATTAAAAGATTTTGCTCCTCCAAAAATAAATATAAATGCAGAAGTATCAAATTCATTTATAGCGGATGGATGTATAATAAATGGAATAGTAAAAAATTCAATACTTTCAAGAGGTGTAATAGTAAAAGCTGGTGCTGTCATAGAAAATTCTATAGTATTACAAGATACAATTATAGAAGAAGGAAGTCATATAAAAGATATAATAATAGATAAAGATGTAAAAATAAGAGAAGGAAAAACAATTGAAAGTATAAAATCAAATATTAATATAATAGAAAAAGGAACTGTTATATAA
- a CDS encoding class I SAM-dependent rRNA methyltransferase, giving the protein MLLIFLKNKKDRKIKNNYPWIFEDEIKNIEGDRKEGEICNVFSSDSQFLGKGIYSKGNISVKMLSIKDQEIDERFFESKILTAYKKRESLKTDSYRLIHAEADGLPGVLIDKYKEFLVIQIRNKGMELYKNYITNALIKILKPKGIYERSDFETTVNEDIKRNVGTIYGETPPDEIIIKEHKINYYVDIKKGQKTGFFFDQRDSRKFLQTLTKNGDRVLDAYTYTGGFAFNAAVSGAEEVIAIDKDEHSYQTGIKNAELNKIKNVKFINTDFLKYIENYEGEKFDIIILDPPSLIKKKSERQKGIGIFKKIIEQSAPHLKENGIMGVCSCAYQADIDFLIEATRKAYEPLQKTIQVLGMTYQSLDHPWIIQIPESLYLKCLWFRI; this is encoded by the coding sequence ATGCTTTTAATATTTTTAAAAAACAAAAAAGACAGAAAAATAAAAAATAATTATCCATGGATATTTGAAGATGAAATAAAGAATATAGAAGGAGACAGAAAAGAAGGAGAAATATGTAATGTATTCTCTTCAGACTCTCAATTTCTTGGCAAAGGAATATACTCTAAAGGAAATATATCTGTAAAAATGTTAAGTATAAAAGATCAAGAAATAGATGAAAGGTTTTTTGAAAGTAAAATATTAACAGCTTATAAAAAAAGAGAAAGTTTAAAAACTGACAGTTATCGTCTTATACATGCAGAAGCTGATGGACTGCCGGGAGTATTAATAGACAAGTATAAAGAGTTTTTAGTTATTCAAATAAGAAATAAAGGGATGGAATTATACAAAAACTATATAACTAATGCACTCATAAAAATATTAAAACCTAAAGGAATATATGAAAGAAGTGATTTTGAAACAACTGTAAATGAAGATATAAAAAGAAATGTTGGAACTATATATGGAGAAACACCCCCAGATGAAATAATAATAAAAGAACACAAAATAAATTATTATGTAGATATAAAAAAAGGACAAAAAACAGGATTTTTCTTTGATCAAAGAGATTCAAGAAAATTTTTACAAACACTCACTAAAAATGGAGATAGAGTATTGGATGCATATACATATACTGGCGGTTTTGCATTTAATGCTGCTGTTTCTGGAGCTGAAGAAGTCATAGCTATAGATAAAGATGAACATTCATATCAAACTGGAATAAAAAATGCTGAATTAAATAAAATAAAAAATGTTAAATTTATTAATACAGATTTTTTGAAATATATTGAAAATTATGAAGGAGAAAAATTTGATATTATAATATTAGATCCACCTTCTTTAATAAAGAAAAAATCTGAAAGACAAAAAGGAATAGGAATATTCAAAAAAATAATAGAACAATCGGCACCACATTTAAAAGAAAATGGAATAATGGGTGTATGTAGTTGTGCATATCAAGCAGATATAGATTTCTTAATAGAAGCTACTCGAAAAGCTTATGAACCTTTACAAAAAACCATACAGGTATTGGGTATGACATATCAATCATTAGACCACCCTTGGATAATACAAATACCTGAAAGCTTATATTTGAAATGTTTATGGTTTAGAATATAA
- the ndk gene encoding nucleoside-diphosphate kinase: MEYEREFVMIKPNSVRRGIIGEIITRLEKRELKITALKLKNITENEAEELYKEHEGKAFYEELIDFIKSGPVILMIVEGPRAIDMVRHIIGVADPLKSSPGSIRGEYGLTVGKNIVHASDSPVSAERELKIFFNEEEIIEYKLNTQKDL, encoded by the coding sequence ATGGAATATGAAAGAGAATTTGTTATGATCAAACCAAATTCTGTAAGACGAGGAATAATAGGTGAAATAATAACAAGATTGGAAAAAAGAGAGTTAAAAATAACAGCTTTAAAACTAAAAAATATAACAGAAAATGAAGCCGAAGAACTTTACAAAGAACATGAAGGAAAAGCTTTTTATGAAGAATTAATAGATTTCATAAAATCCGGTCCAGTAATTCTAATGATAGTTGAAGGTCCAAGAGCAATAGATATGGTAAGACATATAATTGGAGTCGCAGATCCTTTGAAATCTTCTCCAGGAAGTATAAGAGGAGAATATGGATTAACTGTTGGGAAAAATATAGTTCACGCTTCTGATTCTCCTGTGAGTGCAGAAAGAGAACTCAAAATATTTTTTAATGAAGAAGAAATAATAGAATATAAATTAAACACACAAAAAGATCTTTAA
- a CDS encoding ATP-binding cassette domain-containing protein: MMTETILKVKNLNFAYKKNIILKNINVHFQENQLYSIYGPSGSGKSTLLYLLGGLIKDKNKNIIKKDNLKVGFLFQTHNLIKELSIYENIKISQLIKNEDDDEKIYELLKEMGIYHIKNNYPDQISGGEAQRVSFIRTLIADTKIILCDEPTASLDTKNKEIIYNIISQYKKNKLIIIATHDENVKKYSDKTFNLIDGNLEEGG; this comes from the coding sequence ATGATGACTGAAACTATATTAAAAGTAAAAAATTTAAATTTTGCCTATAAAAAAAATATAATTTTAAAAAATATAAATGTACATTTCCAAGAAAACCAATTGTATTCTATATATGGACCATCTGGAAGTGGAAAATCAACTTTATTATATTTACTTGGCGGATTAATAAAGGATAAAAATAAAAATATAATAAAAAAAGATAATTTAAAAGTAGGCTTTTTATTTCAAACACATAATTTGATAAAAGAATTAAGTATATATGAAAACATAAAAATATCGCAACTTATAAAAAATGAAGATGATGATGAAAAAATATATGAATTATTAAAAGAAATGGGGATATATCATATAAAAAATAATTATCCAGACCAAATATCTGGTGGAGAAGCTCAAAGGGTTTCATTTATAAGAACACTTATAGCTGATACAAAAATAATATTATGTGATGAACCAACAGCATCATTAGATACTAAAAATAAAGAAATAATATATAACATAATAAGCCAGTATAAAAAAAATAAATTAATAATAATAGCGACGCATGATGAAAATGTAAAAAAATATTCCGATAAAACTTTCAATTTGATAGATGGTAATCTCGAAGAGGGGGGATAA
- a CDS encoding ABC transporter permease, with amino-acid sequence MNKKERKLLFIIIKGFLKKSKKDYRFTLYSIAISVWGLIIITSIINGFDQTLIKSITDFYPHIITNYYEAKEFQEIEEKINFDITPAFIMNNGKIININILETDNLTPINKLLNTNESGNNIIGNTLMNNLNLKENKLKIYQIKGIIPIYKEITIDGVFKSGVSLFDSNYIIQKNKDIKKYTGYYIKEPKKALKIKEKYFENTNAMTWQESNESLMKTVQVDSYLAFIITFFIFLMTGFTTSNSITYSILNKKKEIGIFNSLGMKKKNIKKIFLYQSQIIALFGYLIGMIFGLITVIVLNFIKIPLPISIFYLEYLPININIKILIIAFIINVIITYIFSFISSKIILKIDTIEAIRNDD; translated from the coding sequence ATGAATAAAAAAGAAAGAAAACTATTATTTATAATAATAAAAGGATTCTTAAAAAAATCAAAAAAAGATTATAGATTTACACTCTACTCAATTGCTATATCTGTTTGGGGATTAATAATAATAACCTCTATAATAAATGGATTTGATCAAACTCTAATTAAATCTATAACAGATTTTTACCCACATATAATAACAAATTATTATGAAGCAAAAGAATTTCAAGAAATAGAAGAAAAGATAAATTTTGATATAACTCCAGCTTTTATTATGAATAATGGAAAAATAATCAATATAAATATTTTAGAAACAGATAATTTAACACCTATAAATAAACTTTTAAACACAAATGAATCTGGTAACAATATAATAGGAAATACATTGATGAATAATTTGAACTTAAAAGAAAATAAATTGAAAATATATCAGATAAAAGGGATAATACCAATATACAAAGAAATAACAATAGATGGAGTTTTTAAATCTGGGGTATCTTTGTTTGATTCTAATTATATAATTCAAAAAAATAAAGACATAAAAAAATATACAGGGTATTATATAAAAGAACCAAAAAAAGCCTTAAAAATAAAAGAAAAATATTTTGAAAATACAAATGCTATGACTTGGCAAGAATCCAACGAATCTTTGATGAAAACAGTTCAAGTAGATAGTTATTTAGCCTTTATAATAACTTTTTTTATATTTTTAATGACAGGGTTTACAACCAGCAATTCAATAACTTATAGTATACTAAATAAAAAAAAAGAAATAGGTATATTTAATTCTTTAGGTATGAAGAAAAAAAATATAAAAAAAATATTTTTATATCAATCTCAAATAATAGCTTTATTTGGATACTTAATAGGAATGATATTTGGTTTAATAACTGTAATAGTTTTAAATTTTATAAAAATACCATTGCCTATAAGCATATTTTATTTAGAATATTTACCAATAAATATAAATATAAAAATACTAATTATTGCCTTTATAATAAATGTTATTATTACATATATTTTTTCATTTATATCATCAAAAATAATATTAAAAATAGATACGATAGAGGCGATAAGAAATGATGACTGA
- a CDS encoding LCP family protein has translation MTRKIAGIATLSLLIILIISIIFSLYTNFSIKTTLKYPLYFLAIGVDSEESGVSRTDTLILVSIDEKGKTLLTPIPRDLIIKINNEERKINSVYEHFGIERLFDEIENISGIRPQKYVIFNYSIFKEIGDIISPVKIFVEKDMFYQDYHQNLNINFKRGYNNLNGSELLSYVRFRHDEYGDIGRIERQKQALFAMLKTAQERGFFTLLELVKTVNEKTTNTFEIYEMLNLYGKLKSSNLTFMQLPIKLEGNYVLIDEHNIDEFKYKISKFKDPEENEKQLWLLFTKNYENNAYSFYTYIFNNWKEKGYQIKILDKKIDFQIENKVSYIFSKNNQKIEKIKEDLEKHYEKEFKIINNDEYYLELIKFFSDNLIDTTPYDALVIMNE, from the coding sequence TTGACTAGAAAAATTGCAGGGATAGCAACACTTTCCCTGCTAATTATATTAATAATATCAATAATATTTTCTTTGTACACAAACTTTTCAATAAAAACAACTTTGAAATATCCTCTATATTTTTTAGCTATAGGGGTTGATTCAGAAGAAAGTGGAGTATCAAGAACAGATACTTTAATACTTGTTAGTATAGATGAAAAAGGTAAAACGCTTTTAACACCTATTCCAAGGGATTTAATAATAAAAATAAACAATGAAGAAAGAAAAATAAATTCTGTTTATGAACACTTTGGAATAGAAAGACTATTTGATGAAATAGAGAATATTTCTGGTATTAGACCACAAAAATATGTAATATTTAATTATTCTATTTTTAAAGAAATAGGAGATATAATTTCTCCCGTAAAAATATTTGTAGAAAAAGACATGTTTTATCAAGATTATCATCAAAATTTGAATATAAATTTTAAAAGAGGATATAATAATTTAAATGGTAGCGAATTATTATCTTATGTAAGATTTAGACATGATGAATATGGAGATATAGGAAGAATAGAAAGACAAAAACAAGCTTTATTTGCTATGTTGAAAACTGCACAAGAAAGAGGTTTTTTTACTCTTTTAGAATTAGTGAAAACAGTCAATGAAAAAACAACAAATACATTTGAAATATATGAAATGTTAAATCTTTATGGCAAATTAAAAAGTTCAAATTTAACATTTATGCAATTACCTATAAAACTTGAAGGTAATTATGTTCTTATAGATGAACATAATATAGATGAATTTAAATATAAAATATCTAAGTTTAAAGATCCAGAAGAAAATGAAAAACAATTATGGTTATTATTTACAAAAAATTATGAAAATAATGCATACAGTTTTTATACTTATATATTCAACAATTGGAAAGAAAAAGGATATCAAATAAAAATATTAGATAAGAAAATAGATTTTCAAATAGAAAATAAAGTATCTTATATATTTTCTAAAAACAATCAAAAAATAGAAAAAATAAAAGAAGATCTCGAAAAACATTATGAAAAAGAATTTAAGATAATAAATAATGATGAATATTATTTAGAATTAATAAAATTTTTCTCAGATAATTTAATAGATACTACACCTTATGATGCATTGGTGATAATGAATGAATAA
- the yqeK gene encoding bis(5'-nucleosyl)-tetraphosphatase (symmetrical) YqeK: MNEIDFIKKEIEENLSERRLKHVYSVKDYIEKLSKIFSLDSKKCEIAALGHDIFREKNSKTLMEQAKKYKLNLKMYEINYPLLLHGKIAALYLKEKYELDEEIYQAIYYHTSGCINSNDITKALVISDSAEQTRDYKGVEELRKISEKSLDEAYNYVMKGKITYALKNRLLILDETIEYWNKHVLEVQI; the protein is encoded by the coding sequence ATGAATGAAATAGATTTTATAAAAAAAGAAATAGAAGAAAATTTAAGTGAAAGAAGATTAAAACACGTTTATTCTGTGAAAGACTATATAGAAAAACTTTCAAAAATATTTTCTTTAGATTCAAAAAAATGTGAAATAGCAGCTTTAGGCCATGATATTTTCAGAGAAAAAAATTCTAAGACACTTATGGAGCAAGCAAAAAAATATAAATTAAATTTAAAAATGTATGAAATAAACTATCCATTGTTATTACATGGTAAGATAGCAGCTCTATATTTAAAAGAAAAATATGAATTAGACGAAGAAATATATCAGGCAATATATTATCATACTTCTGGATGTATCAATTCCAATGATATAACAAAAGCTTTGGTGATTTCTGATTCAGCTGAACAAACAAGGGATTATAAAGGAGTTGAGGAATTAAGAAAAATATCTGAAAAATCTTTAGATGAAGCATACAATTATGTAATGAAAGGAAAAATAACTTATGCATTAAAAAATAGGTTATTGATATTAGACGAAACTATAGAATATTGGAATAAACATGTCCTGGAGGTGCAGATTTAA
- a CDS encoding cob(I)yrinic acid a,c-diamide adenosyltransferase, with protein MSISTKKGDKGQTSLWSGERVWKDDIRVESYGTIDELNSHIGESKHYVKSHEIKEILIDIQNDLFRVAGQLASKDKLYVKPIEESDVEKITQYVYKYETRLNLKGFVIPGNTIQSSKLDVCRTIARRAERRIISLSKVSQVPEQLNKYVNRLSDLLFIIARFEEHLEDKLEYKKW; from the coding sequence ATGTCTATTTCTACAAAAAAAGGAGATAAAGGTCAAACAAGCCTTTGGAGTGGAGAAAGAGTTTGGAAAGATGATATAAGAGTAGAGTCTTATGGAACTATAGACGAACTGAATTCTCATATTGGAGAATCAAAACATTATGTCAAATCACATGAAATAAAAGAAATACTTATAGATATACAAAACGATTTGTTTCGGGTTGCTGGACAATTGGCATCCAAAGATAAACTTTATGTAAAACCAATAGAAGAAAGTGATGTTGAAAAAATAACTCAATATGTATATAAATATGAAACAAGATTAAATTTAAAAGGATTTGTAATACCTGGCAATACTATTCAATCATCAAAATTAGATGTTTGTAGAACAATTGCAAGAAGAGCTGAAAGAAGAATAATTTCTCTTTCTAAAGTGTCGCAAGTTCCCGAACAGTTGAACAAATATGTTAACAGACTTTCTGATTTATTATTTATTATTGCAAGATTTGAAGAACATTTAGAAGATAAATTAGAATATAAGAAATGGTAA
- the fusA gene encoding elongation factor G, whose translation MGNLSSSQKRIIGVFGHHLCGKTTIMDALLKEYYGVDRIGQRYLDKDEIEKQKKSTFTNHIITINYQDIRTFFIDTPGSADFLGDINTAINAVDNVLLVINAASGIEVTTERVYKVAKEMNKPVIFFVNGLDKEGVKYGKVIEELKEKFEDGAKLVPFQIPIGEGENFKGLVNLLTKKSYIYEKDFSGKAKEIDGIEEEAKEYFEKYHSELIEDIVETNESLMEKYFEGGEESISAEELLQSLHNSLESDQIIPVLGGSALQNIGVDRILNAVKKFGMASNERTFEFEDGETIKPVEDAEMIGMVIKNDVDPFVGRISYIRILSGKMKSVSNLYVVDEEKIEKTAHIYLPGLEKNEEIEEASAGDIILIPKLKSCKIGYTLREKNEDKKVMIPEYPEPMISKSINPKSKNEIDKITSSLQKLSESDKTFTWEYDAETGETIVNGIGEVHLEVMLEKLKKNFGVDFEVGKPKIAYRETIKKPMKAEYKHKKQTGGHGQYGHVKLEIEPLERGTGYEFVDKIVGGVIPKNFIPSVDKGIKEALKNGVLAGFPVVDVKVTLYDGSYHAVDSSDIAFQIAARSAFKEAVKNASPVLLEPIMSVEVFVPNEYTGDVMGEVTAKRGRPMGMEAVGKGTDKINAEIPLAEMMDFSPRLNSLSSGKGYFNMKFSHYMEISPDIQNKIVEEFKVEE comes from the coding sequence ATGGGGAATCTATCTTCTTCCCAGAAAAGAATAATAGGGGTATTTGGACATCATCTTTGTGGTAAAACTACTATAATGGACGCACTTTTAAAAGAATATTATGGTGTTGATAGAATTGGACAAAGATATTTAGACAAAGATGAAATTGAAAAACAGAAAAAATCTACATTTACAAATCATATTATAACTATAAATTATCAAGATATAAGAACTTTTTTTATAGACACACCAGGATCGGCAGATTTTTTAGGGGATATAAATACAGCAATAAATGCAGTAGATAATGTATTACTTGTAATTAATGCGGCATCAGGAATAGAAGTTACTACAGAAAGAGTTTATAAAGTAGCAAAAGAGATGAACAAACCTGTTATTTTCTTTGTTAATGGACTAGACAAAGAAGGAGTAAAATATGGAAAAGTTATAGAAGAATTGAAAGAAAAATTTGAAGATGGAGCAAAATTAGTACCTTTTCAAATTCCAATAGGCGAAGGAGAAAATTTCAAAGGACTTGTAAATTTATTAACAAAGAAATCTTATATATATGAAAAAGATTTTTCTGGAAAAGCAAAAGAAATAGATGGAATAGAAGAAGAAGCAAAAGAATATTTTGAAAAATATCATTCAGAATTGATAGAAGATATAGTTGAAACAAATGAAAGTCTTATGGAAAAATATTTTGAAGGTGGAGAAGAATCTATAAGTGCGGAAGAACTTCTTCAATCTCTACATAATTCATTAGAAAGTGACCAAATAATACCTGTATTAGGTGGTTCTGCATTACAGAATATAGGTGTAGATAGAATATTAAATGCTGTAAAAAAATTCGGTATGGCTTCTAATGAAAGGACTTTTGAATTTGAAGATGGAGAAACAATAAAACCTGTTGAAGATGCTGAAATGATAGGAATGGTAATAAAAAATGATGTAGATCCTTTTGTAGGAAGAATATCATATATAAGAATATTGAGTGGAAAGATGAAATCAGTTTCAAATTTATATGTTGTAGATGAAGAAAAAATAGAAAAAACAGCACATATATATTTACCAGGATTAGAAAAAAATGAAGAAATTGAAGAAGCATCTGCAGGAGATATAATATTAATTCCTAAATTAAAAAGCTGTAAAATAGGTTATACATTGAGAGAAAAAAATGAAGATAAAAAAGTTATGATACCAGAATATCCAGAACCAATGATAAGTAAGTCTATAAATCCAAAATCAAAAAATGAAATAGATAAAATAACCTCATCACTTCAAAAACTTTCGGAATCTGATAAAACATTTACTTGGGAATATGATGCAGAAACTGGAGAAACCATAGTAAATGGAATAGGTGAAGTGCATCTTGAAGTTATGTTAGAAAAATTAAAAAAGAATTTTGGCGTTGATTTTGAAGTTGGCAAACCCAAAATAGCTTATAGAGAAACGATAAAAAAACCTATGAAAGCTGAATATAAACATAAAAAACAGACTGGTGGTCATGGGCAATATGGACATGTTAAACTTGAAATAGAACCTTTAGAAAGAGGTACAGGGTATGAATTTGTAGACAAAATAGTCGGTGGAGTTATTCCAAAAAACTTCATACCATCTGTAGATAAAGGAATAAAAGAAGCCTTAAAAAATGGAGTTTTAGCAGGTTTCCCAGTTGTTGATGTTAAAGTTACATTATATGATGGTTCCTATCATGCTGTTGACTCATCTGATATAGCCTTTCAAATAGCAGCTAGAAGTGCTTTTAAGGAAGCAGTTAAGAATGCATCACCAGTATTACTCGAACCTATAATGTCTGTTGAAGTTTTTGTACCTAACGAGTATACAGGAGATGTAATGGGAGAGGTTACTGCTAAAAGAGGAAGGCCGATGGGTATGGAAGCTGTAGGTAAAGGAACTGATAAAATAAATGCTGAAATACCATTAGCTGAAATGATGGATTTTTCACCACGATTAAACTCTTTAAGTTCAGGAAAAGGGTATTTTAATATGAAATTCTCTCACTATATGGAAATTAGTCCTGATATACAGAATAAAATAGTTGAAGAATTCAAAGTTGAAGAATAA